The nucleotide sequence TTCTCCAGCGCTTGAACCGTCTGCTCTCTATTGCCTCCTCCGTCATGGAACAAAACAACATTTCCATTTCCAAGACCGTTCAATACCGTATTTACTATTTTATTTACACCTGGATCTTTCCAGTCTTCTGTATCTTGATGCCATGACCACATAACAATTTTATAGCCGTTTTTGACGGATTCTTTAACGAGTTCATCTGTATAATAACCTTCAACCGGCCGGAATAGATTCGGTTTTACTCCTGTGATGCTGAAAATTGTATCGGATGTTTGATTAACCTCTTCCATAATGGGAGAAACTGATTTTGTAAAAGGATGTGTGTACGTATGATTGGCGATCTCATGTCCACTTTCATGCATCCGCAAAACGAGTTCGGGGCTTTTTTCAGCCAATTGCCCCACGATAAAAAACGTTCCCTTTGCCTCATATTGTTCAAGTAAATCAAGTATTTGACTCGTATATTTCGGATGCGGCCCATCATCAAATGTTAGGGCCACTACCTTTTCGTCCGTTTTAATATCCCAAATAATTTGACCTGTTTCTTCATAATAGTCCCGTCCTTTTGCTTCACCGAGACTATTGAATACATACATAGCTGCAAATATAAATAAAAGGACTAAAAATAAAATAAACGCAATTCTTTTCCATTTTTTTCGTTTCATTTAATCACTTCCTTAATTAATTTCCTCTGCATTAGTATTTAGAGAAACGCTAAAAAGATGTATTTAATTTAAAGTGAAAATAAACCATTTGTATTTTTTAAAATTAAAAAAGAGCTAGAGATTCAATGTAATCTCCAGCTCTTTTCTCAACAGTTATTAACTTAAATAATTCCAAACCACGTATAAAGTGCAATGACGGCAAATACAGCTGCTGTTTTAATAAGCGTAATTGCAAAAATGTCGCCATAGGATTGTTTATGCGTTAATCCAGTAACAGCCAGTAGTGTAATGACTGCACCATTATGCGGCAATGTATCCATTCCACCTGATGCCATTGCTACAACTCGGTGCATAACTTCCGGTGAAATATTGGCAGCTGCAATCGCTCGGTTAAACTGCTCACCCATTGCCCCTAATGCAATTCCCATTCCGCCAGAAGCAGATCCTGTGACACCGGCTAAAACACTCGTCGTAACCGCACCATTTACAAGAGGATTTGTAAACGTCCCGGAAATGCCGCTGCTAATCGTAGAAAATCCTGGCAGTACAGCGATTACTCCACCGAAACCGTATTCGGAACCTGTGTTCATCACCGCTAGTAATGCACCGCCGATTGTTT is from Solibacillus isronensis and encodes:
- a CDS encoding polysaccharide deacetylase family protein, which encodes MKRKKWKRIAFILFLVLLFIFAAMYVFNSLGEAKGRDYYEETGQIIWDIKTDEKVVALTFDDGPHPKYTSQILDLLEQYEAKGTFFIVGQLAEKSPELVLRMHESGHEIANHTYTHPFTKSVSPIMEEVNQTSDTIFSITGVKPNLFRPVEGYYTDELVKESVKNGYKIVMWSWHQDTEDWKDPGVNKIVNTVLNGLGNGNVVLFHDGGGNREQTVQALEKILPELKKQGYRFITISQMIRLQNDAKQHIVEEEK